A window from Ignavibacteriota bacterium encodes these proteins:
- a CDS encoding HIT domain-containing protein — MEKMWSPWRSNYIDSFKNAKDDESCVFCGIENQNIDHDECLLVYKGKLCFVMLNLYPYNNGHLMIIPYRHLSDYTELTNEELSEITSLNKISIIALRNLISPQGFNFGANIGKAAGAGIHTHLHFHLVPRWNGDTNFMPVLGEVKIISQDLLELKNKLIQEFKNLV; from the coding sequence TTGGAAAAAATGTGGTCACCTTGGCGTTCAAATTATATTGATTCATTTAAAAATGCAAAGGATGATGAAAGTTGTGTTTTCTGTGGAATTGAGAATCAAAACATTGATCATGATGAATGCCTGTTAGTTTATAAGGGGAAATTATGTTTTGTAATGCTAAATCTTTATCCTTATAATAATGGACATTTGATGATAATTCCTTATCGTCATTTATCAGATTATACAGAACTTACAAATGAAGAATTAAGTGAAATTACTTCTCTAAATAAAATTTCAATTATAGCATTAAGAAATTTAATTTCACCACAAGGGTTTAATTTTGGTGCAAATATAGGCAAAGCAGCCGGCGCCGGTATTCATACACATTTACATTTTCATCTTGTACCAAGATGGAATGGAGATACTAACTTTATGCCAGTATTGGGTGAAGTGAAAATAATTAGTCAAGATTTGCTTGAATTGAAAAATAAATTAATTCAAGAATTCAAAAATTTAGTATAG
- a CDS encoding FAD-dependent thymidylate synthase: MSEEKVFENLQPTMVESLNEILGKPFKVLDDGFVRVVDYMGSDQSIVQAARVSYGAGTKQVSQDKGLIRYLMRHHHSTPFEMCEIKLHVRVPMDTWRQWIRHRTANVNEYSTRYSIAIDQASRTKNEEWRMQSTSNKQGSEGFLSLEEGIQLSEEEKNLHSEIWNIYNNRIEKGVAREQARKDLPLSTYTEAYWKIDLHNLLHFLQLRMDKHAQLEIRKYAETIGYEIVKKWVPLAWQAFEDYRLNSKSFSGLEIELLSLISNNNTIQAIEKAKNFGWLKEKDGKIIGNLERLEFEEKLIQLNLKAPW; this comes from the coding sequence ATGAGCGAAGAGAAAGTTTTTGAAAATTTACAGCCAACAATGGTTGAATCTTTAAACGAAATTTTAGGCAAACCTTTTAAAGTTTTAGATGATGGTTTTGTAAGAGTTGTTGATTATATGGGCTCTGATCAATCAATTGTTCAAGCTGCGCGGGTTTCTTACGGTGCCGGAACAAAGCAAGTAAGTCAAGATAAAGGTTTAATAAGATATTTAATGCGTCATCATCACTCAACACCTTTTGAAATGTGTGAAATTAAATTGCATGTCCGTGTTCCAATGGATACTTGGCGTCAGTGGATTCGTCACAGAACTGCAAATGTAAATGAATATTCTACGCGTTATTCAATTGCAATAGATCAAGCATCAAGAACAAAAAATGAAGAATGGCGAATGCAGTCAACTTCTAACAAGCAAGGAAGTGAAGGATTTTTATCATTAGAAGAAGGGATTCAACTTTCTGAAGAAGAAAAAAATCTTCACTCGGAAATTTGGAATATTTACAATAACAGAATTGAAAAAGGTGTAGCTCGCGAACAAGCAAGAAAAGATTTACCTCTATCAACTTATACAGAAGCTTACTGGAAAATTGATCTTCATAATTTGCTGCATTTTCTTCAACTAAGGATGGATAAACATGCTCAGTTGGAAATAAGAAAATATGCAGAAACTATTGGGTACGAAATAGTTAAAAAATGGGTTCCATTAGCTTGGCAAGCATTTGAAGATTATAGATTAAATTCAAAGTCATTTTCTGGATTAGAAATAGAATTATTAAGTTTAATTTCAAATAATAACACAATACAAGCAATTGAAAAAGCGAAAAATTTCGGCTGGCTAAAAGAGAAAGATGGAAAAATTATTGGTAATTTAGAGCGATTGGAATTTGAAGAAAAACTTATTCAGCTTAATTTAAAAGCCCCGTGGTAA
- a CDS encoding dihydrofolate reductase — MVNSNKILKKIIITAVSKNGIIGNKGRIPWNSKSEINHFKETTLNSAVIFGRKTFESLDKPLKNRTNIVISKTLTSQENEFLIFPTLRMAYNYLRKNNFEKVFICGGYKIYLSALRNADELIISVMKFFVEGDTKFPKINYANWNLIKIKKFDEFEVFYYVRNKKQ; from the coding sequence GTGGTAAATTCAAATAAAATTCTAAAAAAAATAATTATTACTGCAGTATCAAAAAATGGAATTATTGGAAACAAAGGAAGAATTCCATGGAATTCTAAATCAGAGATAAATCACTTTAAAGAAACCACTTTAAATTCAGCTGTTATTTTTGGCAGAAAAACTTTCGAAAGTTTAGATAAACCATTAAAGAATAGAACAAATATTGTAATTTCCAAAACTTTAACATCTCAAGAAAATGAATTCTTAATTTTTCCAACATTGAGAATGGCATACAATTATTTACGAAAGAATAATTTTGAAAAAGTTTTTATTTGCGGAGGATATAAAATTTATTTATCAGCTTTGAGAAATGCCGATGAATTAATCATTTCTGTGATGAAATTTTTCGTTGAAGGGGATACAAAATTTCCGAAAATTAATTATGCAAATTGGAATTTAATAAAAATAAAAAAATTTGATGAATTTGAAGTATTTTATTATGTAAGAAATAAGAAGCAATAA
- the mutL gene encoding DNA mismatch repair endonuclease MutL, with protein sequence MKNNSIKILPDNIANKIAAGEVVQRPESVLKELMENSLDADAKNIEVYIKRAGTVLVQIIDDGIGMNESDALLSIERHATSKIRTIEDLNNINTFGFRGEALSSIASVSIFELKTEMRNSDFGTFIKIENDELKIEKGSFPKGTSIAVKNLFYNTPARRNFLKSHATELKHILDSFKKIALSNPLVNFKLWNDEELIYDFKSSSLDERMSAVFAENILDGLVKVEEKTEFISVYGYISKPTYLTKSKSDQYLFINKRFVTNKSINHAVFKAYNDLLEKGDFPFFVLFIELDPQRVDVNVHPSKLEVKFEDEKDIYNFMRAVVKKGLGQYDLIPNIELKENETISTSIKHNYPNPVGKNNFDDRPDFIGQSAIKKEKPKTYSENEIDILFNSLNTKIKNSVIVENEEHPFYEESSREIYHSPVNTSFDEVPKGDTTFIVALHNKYILTPIKSGLMIIDAHVAHERILYEKAINSFEANLPFTQQLLFAQTLQLDPADYLLVKELEPHLTKLGFALKFFSKNVIVIDGVPSDINVGSEVETFLDILNEYKSNDQEKHLEQKDNIAKSYSCKAAIKAGDKLNEREMRILVDQLFATSMPYVCPHGRPIIVKIPITEFDKRFGRT encoded by the coding sequence ATGAAAAATAATTCTATAAAAATATTGCCGGATAATATTGCAAATAAAATTGCAGCGGGTGAAGTTGTTCAGCGACCGGAATCAGTTTTAAAAGAATTGATGGAAAATTCTCTTGACGCTGATGCAAAAAATATTGAAGTCTACATAAAAAGAGCTGGAACAGTTCTCGTCCAAATTATTGATGATGGAATTGGGATGAATGAATCCGATGCTTTACTAAGTATTGAACGTCACGCAACTAGTAAGATCAGAACAATTGAAGATTTAAATAATATTAATACTTTTGGATTTAGAGGTGAAGCTTTAAGCTCAATTGCATCTGTAAGCATTTTTGAACTTAAAACCGAAATGAGAAACAGTGATTTCGGCACTTTTATAAAAATTGAAAATGATGAATTAAAAATAGAAAAAGGTAGTTTTCCTAAAGGTACATCAATTGCTGTAAAAAATTTATTTTACAATACTCCGGCGAGAAGAAATTTTTTAAAATCACACGCAACTGAATTAAAACACATTCTCGATTCGTTTAAGAAAATTGCGTTAAGTAATCCTTTGGTAAATTTTAAATTATGGAATGATGAGGAGTTAATTTATGATTTTAAATCTTCAAGTTTAGATGAAAGAATGTCCGCAGTATTTGCAGAAAATATTCTGGATGGTTTGGTTAAAGTAGAAGAGAAAACTGAATTTATTTCGGTATACGGTTATATTTCAAAACCCACATATTTAACAAAAAGTAAAAGCGATCAATACCTTTTTATAAATAAAAGATTTGTTACAAATAAATCAATTAATCATGCAGTATTTAAAGCTTATAATGATTTGCTTGAAAAAGGAGATTTTCCGTTTTTTGTTTTGTTTATTGAGCTAGATCCACAAAGAGTTGATGTAAACGTGCACCCTTCAAAATTAGAAGTAAAATTTGAAGATGAAAAAGATATCTATAATTTTATGCGCGCTGTTGTAAAAAAAGGATTGGGACAATATGATTTGATTCCAAATATTGAATTGAAAGAAAATGAAACAATTTCAACATCAATAAAACATAATTATCCAAATCCCGTTGGAAAAAATAATTTTGATGATCGCCCCGATTTTATTGGTCAAAGTGCAATAAAAAAAGAAAAACCAAAAACATATTCAGAAAATGAAATAGATATACTTTTTAATTCACTTAATACAAAAATTAAAAATTCTGTAATTGTTGAAAATGAAGAACATCCCTTTTATGAAGAATCTTCTCGAGAAATTTATCATTCACCAGTAAATACAAGTTTTGATGAAGTTCCAAAAGGTGATACAACATTTATAGTTGCTCTTCACAATAAGTACATTTTAACGCCAATAAAGAGTGGGTTAATGATAATTGATGCGCATGTTGCTCACGAAAGAATTTTGTATGAAAAAGCTATAAATTCGTTTGAAGCTAATTTGCCATTCACTCAACAATTACTTTTTGCACAAACTTTACAGCTTGATCCAGCTGATTATCTTCTTGTGAAAGAACTTGAACCGCACTTAACAAAATTAGGATTTGCATTAAAATTTTTTTCAAAGAACGTTATTGTGATTGACGGAGTTCCTTCAGATATAAATGTCGGTTCTGAAGTTGAAACTTTTTTAGATATTTTGAATGAATATAAAAGTAATGATCAAGAAAAACATTTAGAACAAAAAGACAACATAGCAAAATCATACTCATGTAAAGCTGCCATAAAAGCCGGTGATAAATTGAACGAAAGGGAAATGAGAATTTTGGTCGATCAACTTTTCGCAACATCAATGCCTTACGTTTGTCCGCACGGCAGACCAATTATTGTAAAAATTCCTATTACAGAATTTGATAAAAGATTTGGAAGAACATAA
- a CDS encoding methylmalonyl-CoA mutase family protein: protein MDDNFLKSKLEFETKFLKAEKNDLKFTTVSGEKINPLYTPEDIENKNFNDEIGFPGQFPYTRGIHPTGYRGKLWTMRQFAGFGSPEDTNERFKYLLSHGQTGLSVAFDLPTLMGYDSDHQMSIGEVGICGVAISSLEDMEILFDGIPLEQVSTSMTINSPAAMIYAFYLAVAKKQGVKFDQLRGTLQNDILKEYIAQKEFIFPPKPSMRIITDMIEFSTKEVPQFNPVSVSGYHIREAGATAAQELAYTLADGFAYIEHAIERGMDIDEFAPRISFFFNSHLDFFEEIAKYRAARRIYAKHMKEKYGAKNPRSWWMRFHTQTAGCTLTAQQPENNIIRTAFQAMAAVLGGTQSLHTNSMDETLALPSEKAVKIALRTQQILAYETGVINTVDPLGGSYFIESLTDKMEQEAEKIFAEIDSLGGVIPAIDAGYFQKEISQSAYRYQIELDKKEKFVVGVNEFVEKDEKIDIPILQISKDVELKQKERLMKLKERRNNSKVDECLNEIDLAARNNVNLMPILIKAAENYVTLGEMVEVLKVPFGVYEEAIVF, encoded by the coding sequence TTGGATGACAATTTTTTAAAATCAAAACTTGAATTTGAAACTAAATTTTTAAAAGCAGAAAAAAATGATTTAAAATTCACAACAGTTTCGGGTGAAAAAATAAATCCGCTTTACACTCCAGAAGATATAGAAAATAAAAATTTTAATGATGAAATTGGATTTCCGGGACAATTTCCATACACAAGAGGAATTCATCCAACCGGATATCGTGGTAAACTTTGGACAATGCGTCAGTTTGCCGGATTTGGTTCTCCGGAAGATACAAACGAGAGATTTAAATATTTGCTGTCACACGGACAAACCGGTTTATCTGTAGCTTTCGATTTGCCAACTTTGATGGGGTATGATTCTGATCATCAAATGAGCATTGGTGAAGTTGGAATTTGTGGTGTTGCTATTTCTTCACTTGAAGATATGGAAATTTTATTTGATGGAATTCCGTTAGAACAAGTTTCAACATCGATGACAATCAATTCACCGGCAGCAATGATTTATGCATTTTATTTAGCTGTTGCAAAAAAACAAGGAGTAAAATTTGATCAACTTCGCGGTACATTGCAAAATGATATTTTAAAGGAATATATTGCTCAAAAGGAATTTATTTTTCCACCTAAACCTTCCATGCGAATAATTACTGATATGATTGAATTTTCCACAAAAGAAGTTCCACAATTTAATCCAGTATCGGTAAGCGGATATCATATTAGAGAAGCTGGAGCAACTGCAGCACAAGAATTGGCTTATACACTTGCTGATGGCTTTGCATATATTGAACATGCAATAGAAAGAGGAATGGATATTGACGAATTTGCTCCAAGAATTTCTTTCTTTTTTAATTCACATTTAGATTTTTTCGAAGAAATTGCAAAGTATAGAGCTGCTCGTAGAATTTATGCAAAACACATGAAAGAAAAATATGGTGCAAAAAATCCAAGATCTTGGTGGATGAGATTTCACACACAAACTGCCGGATGTACTTTAACAGCTCAGCAACCGGAAAACAATATTATTAGAACAGCATTCCAAGCAATGGCGGCAGTACTTGGCGGTACTCAATCATTACACACAAATTCAATGGATGAAACTTTAGCATTGCCATCAGAAAAAGCTGTAAAGATTGCTTTAAGAACTCAACAAATTTTAGCTTATGAAACCGGAGTAATAAATACGGTTGATCCCCTTGGCGGAAGCTATTTTATTGAATCTTTAACTGATAAAATGGAACAAGAAGCAGAGAAAATTTTTGCTGAAATAGATTCCTTAGGTGGTGTAATTCCAGCTATTGATGCCGGATATTTTCAAAAGGAAATTTCACAAAGTGCTTACAGATATCAAATTGAATTGGATAAAAAAGAAAAATTTGTTGTCGGCGTAAATGAGTTTGTGGAAAAAGATGAAAAAATTGATATCCCAATTTTGCAAATTTCTAAAGATGTAGAACTAAAACAAAAAGAAAGATTGATGAAACTTAAAGAAAGAAGAAATAATTCTAAAGTGGATGAATGTTTAAATGAGATTGATTTAGCTGCTCGAAATAATGTTAATCTAATGCCAATTCTTATTAAAGCTGCTGAAAATTATGTCACTCTTGGAGAAATGGTTGAGGTTCTTAAAGTACCGTTTGGAGTTTATGAAGAAGCAATAGTATTTTAA
- a CDS encoding HlyC/CorC family transporter: MTYEFLGLIILLLLSGFFSSAELAFIVSNKLKIELLARKKNIAAKYALFFVNNPQTFFSTILISNNIVNIAFASLITIFLTKIYDFGEAVILLISTLLLLLFGELIPKYIGRELSDFLFLLASIPVKIISTILFPLVKLTDSISLLLTRKNDLSDEVADIMHKEDIHSLIVEGSEVGKVDEEDSDVIKNIIDLAEQKVYEAMTPRTEIVGVSIDSPISEVIEIFIESGYSKLPVYDENLDNIKGVVNVYDMFKNPANLESILREVLFVPETKKSLDMLSEFLEKRISFTVIVDEFGGTAGILTVEDLIEEMFGEIRDEYDEDPDVCKKIDDKTFVLSGRIEIDVLNEEYELDIPDGDYATIAGFITSQIGRIPAKGEKIKIDNFDFVIIHSSKIKINLVKMFAFPKPKEE, translated from the coding sequence ATGACTTACGAGTTTTTAGGATTAATAATTTTATTATTGCTAAGCGGATTTTTTTCATCTGCTGAACTTGCATTTATTGTTTCAAACAAACTTAAAATTGAGCTACTTGCAAGGAAAAAAAATATTGCAGCAAAATATGCATTATTCTTTGTAAATAATCCGCAAACTTTTTTTTCAACAATTTTAATTTCCAACAATATTGTAAACATTGCCTTTGCATCATTAATTACAATTTTTCTTACAAAAATTTATGATTTCGGTGAAGCAGTAATTTTGCTTATTTCAACATTATTACTTTTACTTTTTGGAGAATTAATTCCAAAATATATTGGGAGAGAACTTTCTGATTTTCTATTTTTGTTGGCATCAATACCTGTAAAAATAATTTCAACAATTTTGTTTCCGCTCGTAAAACTTACCGATTCAATTTCACTTTTATTAACAAGAAAGAATGATCTTTCTGATGAAGTGGCAGATATTATGCATAAAGAGGATATTCATTCATTAATTGTTGAAGGTTCTGAAGTTGGGAAAGTAGATGAAGAAGATTCTGATGTAATTAAAAATATTATTGATTTAGCTGAACAAAAAGTATATGAAGCAATGACTCCAAGAACCGAAATTGTTGGTGTAAGTATTGATTCACCAATTAGTGAAGTTATTGAAATTTTTATTGAATCCGGATATTCAAAACTTCCGGTTTATGATGAAAATTTAGATAATATTAAAGGTGTAGTTAATGTTTATGATATGTTTAAAAATCCAGCTAATCTTGAATCAATTTTACGTGAAGTTTTGTTTGTGCCGGAAACAAAAAAAAGTCTTGATATGTTGAGTGAGTTTCTGGAAAAAAGAATTTCATTTACGGTAATTGTTGATGAATTTGGCGGAACTGCGGGAATTTTAACAGTTGAAGATTTAATAGAAGAAATGTTTGGCGAAATTAGAGATGAGTATGATGAAGATCCCGATGTTTGTAAAAAAATCGACGATAAAACTTTTGTTCTTAGCGGAAGAATTGAAATTGATGTTCTTAATGAAGAATATGAATTAGATATTCCGGATGGTGACTATGCAACAATTGCCGGATTTATAACTTCGCAAATTGGTAGAATTCCGGCAAAAGGTGAGAAAATTAAAATTGATAATTTTGATTTTGTAATTATTCATTCAAGTAAAATAAAGATTAATCTTGTAAAAATGTTTGCATTTCCAAAACCAAAGGAAGAATAA